The sequence GCAAGCCATGGCCTTTTTTGACGTCCCGGACTCTGATGGGCTGCTCCGTGCCTTGGATCAAAGCAACAGTTGGCTAGGAGCCAAAGGCTGGCGGGCGCCCTCCGATCTTGGCGCGGGCTTACGGTAACCGCACTCTTTCGCCAGGATGCGTGAGACCGGGGGCGCGCGTGCAGCACGAAGATGACGGGGACAAGAGAAGTTCGCTGGTGGGTCGCGTGGTTGCGTTCTGCCTTGTCTACCCGGAATTAATTGCATTCGTGGTGATACTTATCTTGGCCGTCGCTGGCCTCGCCTTTATCGAGTGACCAGGGCTCCCCCTGCCACCGTCCCGACGCCTTGCTGGCCGGCTTTCGAGGACTTCCTCATCCAATGCAGTCCGAATGTTACTGACCGGCGTCGACCTCTGCAGCCGGTGCCCAGCACGTAAGGTGCAAGCTTGTCAGAGGGATCGTCGTCGGCCATTGCCGCCTTTCCGTCGTCCGAGTGCCAAGAACTGACGGACTGGCACGACCAGAGAGACGGTGAACGCGGTCCCGACTATCGCAGACAGCCACCCGATGGGATTCTTGTCGTTCAGCACTTGCACCGGGAACTGGAATTCAAGGATGGGGGCGAGCACGATGAGCTGCGTTGACAGCGCTTTTCTTAGCTGAACTGCAGCCGCACGTTTCACTGACAGGTGTTCCGGCTGAGCGTGACTTGTCCCAGGATTTCCCGTCGAATGGCCTTTTGCTCATCGGCGTTAAGGGACATCGTGACATTCATCCTGCCCATGTTCACTGCGGAAGCAATGACCTTCGCGTTGTATGTGATGCCCGCGCCGATTGCAACAATCCCAGCCAGCATAGTCCCAGCGAACAGGTACGTATGGACGTTGGCCCACTCGCCCTGGAACAGCTGCATTCCGAGCGCAGCCCCGACAATGAACAGCAGCACGACAGCGGCGGGCAAGTACAAGCTGAAATAGGTCGTAAGGGCTTTGCCGAGACCCTTGTCGGCGACTCCCTGAGCGCGCCGTTCCGCCCTGGCCCAGCGATCCTCGGACTCAGCCAGCAAGTCGTCCAGCCCACGCATCCGTCCCCCCTTGTTCGGGCTGCGCCCCAAAAGCAGACGCTATTCGGGGGAAAGCTGTGTGGCAATCGTCTTGATCAAAGCCTGGGGATGTGGATCGGCTGCCTTTGATGGGTCGAAGTGCCTACTTCTACGGGGGAGGGGCCACGGGAGATGGAAGATGTTGGTCAGGATCCAGCCGGCACCGCTGAAGAGGAAGAACTTGATTATCCGCGCCGGCCCGAGTGAGTTGGCCGTGGGGTGGAACTGCCACACATAGGATGGCCGGGTGACTGACGAACCCAGAGCGCCCCGCTTCCTGACGCCCACCCAGGTCGCCGAGGAGCTGAACGTGAAGCCGAACCAGGTCCACGCGCTGATCAAAGCCGGTGGCCTGCGCGCTCTTCAGGTTGGTGGCCGCGGCATGTAGCGCATAGGGCGGCAGGACCTTGAGGACTACATCGCCGAAGCGTACCGGCGCACAGCCGAACGTATTGCCGCCGGCGAGCTGGAGGACGCCGGGTCGGACGCCGAGGAGGCGTAGCGGAAGCACGGGGTCGACCCTAGACTCTCGCCATGAGGAAGTGGTGGCTTGATCTGCCTCCAGGGCTGCGGGTGGCGATCATCGCTGTCGTCGCCTTTGCCTTCTACACAGGTGGCGCCTTGATCTTCGGAGAGAAGTTCATCAGCGCCCTGTTCAGTGGAATGTTCTACGCGCTTATTTTGGCCGGAGGGACCTACTTCGCCCAGAAGCGCTTCCGTAGGACCGCGGCAAGGCTCGAAGAGCATGGCCAGTCGCTGATGTTCCTGCGATACCCGAATGTCCTGCCGGGTTCCTTGAGCGGCGTCTGGCAGATGGGTG comes from Pseudarthrobacter sp. NIBRBAC000502770 and encodes:
- a CDS encoding helix-turn-helix domain-containing protein, with translation MTDEPRAPRFLTPTQVAEELNVKPNQVHALIKAGGLRALQVGGRGM